A single region of the Thermoanaerobaculia bacterium genome encodes:
- the cyaB gene encoding class IV adenylate cyclase, with product MALESEVKFSVNNAVKLRLTLEAQGASLHRERNFEDNILFDDAEGKLVSRDMVLRLRRCGNRVTVTVKSHPRVEEGMKLREELEVSVNDFDEMLNILQSLGYQPSFRYQKYRTEWIFDELTLCLDETPIGTFLEIEGPSEQVYAAAGRLGLDTRTAVTLSYVALFRLTQKTGDMIFA from the coding sequence ATGGCGCTGGAAAGTGAAGTCAAGTTCAGCGTTAACAACGCAGTCAAACTGAGACTGACTCTGGAGGCCCAGGGAGCAAGCCTCCATCGGGAACGAAATTTTGAAGACAACATTCTCTTTGACGATGCGGAGGGGAAGCTTGTGTCCCGCGACATGGTACTTCGCTTACGCAGGTGTGGAAACAGGGTAACCGTCACGGTAAAGAGTCATCCTCGTGTCGAAGAGGGAATGAAGCTGCGGGAAGAACTTGAAGTCAGCGTGAACGATTTTGACGAAATGCTGAATATCCTTCAATCTCTGGGGTATCAGCCATCTTTCCGGTATCAGAAATACAGAACCGAATGGATCTTCGACGAATTGACCCTCTGCCTCGATGAAACTCCAATCGGAACTTTTCTTGAAATCGAAGGTCCCTCGGAACAGGTCTACGCTGCTGCCGGACGCCTGGGTCTTGATACCCGGACTGCTGTAACGCTTTCCTATGTCGCATTGTTCCGACTGACGCAGAAAACTGGCGACATGATCTTCGCATGA
- a CDS encoding aldehyde dehydrogenase family protein has protein sequence MKMLLGDTWVDRDKTIDVIDPFDSSIIDTIPRATPADVETALGHAVRGYETARKMTVYDRATILFKTAAIVRERLDDFATTIAREGSKTIREARKEASRCVNTLTASAEEAKRILGETIPFDSFPGGEKRRGFYYRFPIGIIAAITPFNDPLNLVAHKLGPAIAAGNSVVLKPATVTPLSALKLAEAFMEAGLPGGVLQVLTGFGGEIGDPLVQDERVRMISFTGGVEAGKRIASLAGIKKIGMELGSNSPVIVWKDTNLEMAVESCVSGAFWAAGQNCIGVQRIYIHSDIYEPFKTRFAELTRAYKIGDKMKEETDMGPMITEGEAKRVERWVGEAVNQGARVLAGGKRTGALMEPTVLEHVPETATIHREEVFGPAVNLYPVSNLDEAIEKSNSLPYGLHAAVFTSNVDIAFKAAYGLDCGGVMVNDSTDYRLDSMPFGGIKYSGLGREGLKFSLQEMTEPKVICFYLPDM, from the coding sequence ATGAAAATGCTTTTGGGTGACACATGGGTAGATCGGGACAAAACGATTGATGTCATCGATCCTTTTGATTCCAGCATCATCGACACCATTCCCCGGGCTACCCCGGCGGATGTTGAAACAGCCCTGGGGCATGCCGTTCGCGGGTATGAGACGGCCCGAAAGATGACCGTGTACGATCGGGCGACAATTCTCTTTAAAACGGCCGCGATCGTCAGGGAACGCCTGGACGACTTTGCTACCACAATTGCCCGGGAAGGTTCCAAAACAATCCGCGAGGCACGAAAGGAAGCCTCTCGGTGCGTCAACACTCTCACGGCCAGCGCGGAGGAAGCCAAGCGCATCCTGGGAGAGACAATCCCCTTTGATTCCTTTCCGGGCGGAGAGAAACGTCGAGGTTTTTACTATCGATTCCCCATCGGAATTATCGCCGCCATCACTCCCTTCAACGATCCTCTGAACCTCGTGGCCCACAAGCTGGGACCTGCCATTGCCGCTGGAAACTCCGTTGTATTGAAGCCTGCCACGGTAACTCCCCTTTCAGCCCTTAAGCTTGCCGAAGCCTTTATGGAAGCCGGCCTCCCCGGGGGTGTTCTCCAGGTCCTTACCGGATTCGGAGGGGAAATTGGAGACCCTCTTGTCCAGGATGAGCGGGTCCGAATGATTTCCTTTACGGGCGGTGTGGAGGCCGGAAAGCGTATCGCATCCCTTGCCGGCATCAAAAAGATAGGAATGGAACTGGGTTCCAATTCGCCCGTGATTGTCTGGAAGGACACCAACCTGGAAATGGCGGTCGAATCCTGTGTTTCCGGCGCCTTCTGGGCTGCCGGCCAGAACTGCATCGGGGTCCAGAGAATTTACATTCATTCGGACATTTACGAACCCTTCAAAACCCGGTTCGCTGAACTGACACGGGCCTACAAAATCGGGGACAAGATGAAGGAAGAGACGGATATGGGGCCCATGATTACCGAGGGAGAAGCCAAACGGGTGGAGCGCTGGGTCGGAGAAGCCGTGAATCAGGGAGCCAGGGTCCTTGCAGGAGGGAAACGGACCGGAGCCCTCATGGAGCCCACCGTGCTGGAACATGTTCCCGAAACCGCCACGATCCACAGGGAAGAGGTCTTCGGCCCCGCGGTCAACCTCTATCCGGTATCCAACCTGGACGAGGCCATTGAAAAATCCAACAGTCTCCCCTACGGGCTTCACGCGGCCGTCTTCACCTCCAACGTCGATATCGCTTTTAAGGCCGCCTACGGCCTTGATTGCGGCGGTGTAATGGTGAATGATTCCACCGACTATCGCCTTGACTCCATGCCCTTTGGCGGCATCAAATATTCGGGTCTGGGGCGCGAGGGATTGAAGTTTTCGCTCCAGGAGATGACAGAACCGAAGGTTATCTGCTTCTACCTTCCAGACATGTAG
- a CDS encoding homoserine dehydrogenase, which translates to MKALFIGFGTVGQGLAELLVEKEQTLRECHGLEVKVVGIADMQKGTIYDPGGIDLTKALDAVKAGTNLEGAAGPKFEGDVLTLIRQADADVMLEATYTDIKTGEPATGHVRAALERGMHVVTSNKGPLALHYRELAELARNHGVKFLFEGTVMSGTPLLNLIRETLAGTKITEIKGILNGTTNYILTRMEEGLSYEDALKKAQELGYAEAVPDADVLGWDALAKVTILANVVFGAKLKPFDNPCEGITGITADMIRDAKGKGKRYKLIGRIWRDGDHVKASVAPMQMDLAHPLAGVMGATNAATITTDSLSDVTVVGPGAGRKETGYSMLIDLIHAGGCR; encoded by the coding sequence ATGAAGGCATTGTTTATTGGCTTTGGGACAGTAGGCCAGGGACTCGCAGAGCTCCTGGTCGAAAAGGAACAGACACTCCGGGAATGCCATGGCCTGGAGGTCAAAGTAGTCGGAATCGCCGACATGCAGAAGGGCACGATCTACGATCCGGGAGGAATCGACCTGACAAAGGCACTCGATGCTGTTAAGGCCGGGACCAACCTGGAAGGAGCCGCGGGACCCAAATTTGAAGGGGACGTCCTGACCCTGATCCGTCAGGCCGACGCGGATGTCATGCTGGAAGCCACCTACACCGACATCAAGACCGGAGAACCGGCTACGGGTCATGTTCGTGCAGCACTCGAGCGAGGGATGCATGTCGTTACATCCAACAAGGGCCCCCTGGCACTCCATTACCGGGAACTTGCAGAACTGGCCCGGAACCATGGCGTAAAGTTTCTCTTCGAAGGAACCGTCATGAGCGGAACACCACTGCTGAACCTGATCCGGGAGACCCTGGCAGGGACAAAAATCACGGAAATCAAGGGAATCCTGAACGGAACCACCAATTACATCCTGACCCGCATGGAAGAAGGCCTCTCGTATGAAGATGCACTGAAAAAGGCCCAGGAGCTCGGATACGCGGAAGCCGTGCCCGATGCCGATGTTCTTGGATGGGACGCCCTTGCCAAGGTCACAATCCTGGCGAATGTCGTCTTTGGTGCAAAGCTGAAACCCTTCGACAATCCCTGCGAGGGCATCACCGGGATTACCGCGGACATGATCCGGGATGCAAAGGGAAAGGGAAAACGCTACAAGCTCATCGGACGGATCTGGCGGGATGGAGACCATGTCAAAGCTTCGGTCGCCCCTATGCAGATGGACCTTGCCCATCCCCTGGCAGGTGTCATGGGAGCCACCAACGCGGCTACCATCACCACCGACTCCCTTTCTGACGTGACCGTTGTGGGCCCCGGTGCCGGACGCAAGGAAACCGGGTACAGTATGCTGATTGACCTGATCCACGCAGGAGGTTGCCGATGA
- a CDS encoding ABC transporter substrate-binding protein gives MKRFMLCLALMLGALCAFSESTVRIGIVSDISSIDPHVALDTISSAVLYNVFENLVSFKDDSLDIVPSLAASWKHSEDWKTWTYDLRKDVKFHDGTPLTADVVVASFKDVPNFVATIRKTGEMSVEFTLPSGDAHFNDFLAQPYYAISLPSLKATGKPYGTGPYIFKSWEKGKRLTIEANPSWWKGRVKVDQMIFIVYPNQDALINGLIAREIDLAEWLTSDAVLKLRQYPFLYIETKLGSNTAFLSMNILKAPLSNIRVREAIAHAINVVDMARKFFPGASGAPATTAIPPTLFKTMVKPTPYDPGLAKRMIEQSGVDVSKPIRLLESWAPRPYMPDPHGIAMEIKKYLEDVGLKVTVQSDPDNYFPRIRGGDIDMALNGWIADNGDPVEFLAANFHTDSIGHNNVSRFSNKEFDQIVSRARVQEGYELKISLTKALEIFRRESPSVPLFWGAQSAVWNTRIKGYSVHPSSQMFLWNISVENGAGK, from the coding sequence ATGAAGAGGTTTATGTTATGTCTTGCGCTCATGCTTGGAGCGCTTTGCGCTTTTTCAGAAAGCACAGTAAGGATCGGCATTGTAAGTGACATAAGTTCAATCGATCCTCACGTGGCTCTGGATACCATCTCCAGTGCCGTTCTGTACAATGTCTTTGAAAACCTTGTGAGCTTCAAGGACGATTCACTGGACATCGTGCCGAGTCTAGCCGCTTCGTGGAAACATTCGGAAGACTGGAAAACGTGGACCTATGATCTTCGAAAAGACGTTAAGTTTCACGACGGGACTCCCCTGACGGCGGACGTCGTGGTCGCGTCCTTTAAGGATGTGCCCAATTTTGTGGCGACGATTCGAAAAACCGGCGAAATGTCAGTGGAGTTCACCCTTCCGAGCGGAGATGCCCACTTCAACGACTTTCTTGCGCAGCCCTATTACGCCATTTCGCTTCCCAGCCTGAAAGCGACGGGAAAACCCTACGGCACAGGGCCGTATATCTTTAAGTCCTGGGAAAAGGGCAAGCGTCTGACGATTGAAGCGAACCCTTCATGGTGGAAAGGTCGCGTCAAGGTAGACCAGATGATCTTTATCGTTTACCCCAACCAGGATGCCCTCATTAACGGCCTGATCGCCAGGGAAATCGACCTGGCTGAATGGCTTACGAGTGATGCCGTATTGAAGCTTCGCCAGTATCCCTTCCTCTATATCGAGACTAAGCTTGGATCCAACACCGCCTTTCTCAGCATGAATATCCTTAAGGCTCCCTTATCCAATATACGAGTCCGGGAGGCGATCGCCCATGCCATCAATGTCGTGGATATGGCCCGCAAATTCTTTCCCGGGGCTTCGGGCGCGCCGGCAACGACGGCCATTCCTCCAACCCTGTTTAAAACGATGGTCAAGCCCACTCCCTATGATCCCGGCCTCGCGAAGCGCATGATCGAACAGTCGGGAGTCGATGTATCCAAGCCGATTCGCCTCCTTGAGTCCTGGGCCCCCCGTCCCTACATGCCCGATCCCCACGGTATCGCCATGGAGATTAAGAAGTATCTCGAGGATGTCGGATTAAAGGTCACAGTCCAATCCGACCCTGACAACTATTTCCCACGAATTCGCGGGGGTGATATCGACATGGCCCTGAACGGTTGGATTGCGGACAATGGGGATCCCGTGGAGTTTCTCGCGGCGAATTTCCATACGGATTCCATCGGGCATAACAACGTATCCCGCTTTTCCAATAAGGAATTTGATCAGATTGTTTCCCGCGCCAGGGTGCAGGAAGGGTACGAACTCAAGATCTCCCTGACCAAGGCACTGGAAATTTTCCGAAGAGAATCGCCCTCCGTGCCCCTGTTCTGGGGAGCACAGAGTGCCGTCTGGAATACGAGGATCAAAGGATATTCCGTTCATCCGTCGAGCCAGATGTTTCTCTGGAACATCTCGGTAGAAAATGGCGCTGGAAAGTGA